One window of Acropora palmata chromosome 1, jaAcrPala1.3, whole genome shotgun sequence genomic DNA carries:
- the LOC141891524 gene encoding uncharacterized protein LOC141891524, which produces METKHKEAKQGNYIYSCGRTGETGKIDYEKRVLTQQFCHEWASVENQEKKGCSYSSDSKVHKKENEDLPKHLKKKKMTRLLYAPYLHIKRCLSRLWLKKNYEEPKLPNHGILGAQHLRYAYIKKHIPFQDTTRKSSRDEPSSATYRSQNDPEIKTKESNKDADGGICVSPRPNIDST; this is translated from the exons ATGGAAACCAAACACAAAGAAGCCAAACAGGGCAACTACATTTACAGTTGTGGGCGAACAGGTGAAACAGGAAAGATAGACTATGAAAAACGAGTACTCACCCAACAATTCTGTCACGAGTGGGCATCTGTTGAGAaccaagagaagaaagggTGCAGCTACTCGTCAGACTCTAAAGTccacaaaaaggaaaatgaggATTTACCAAAACatctaaagaaaaagaaaatg ACTAGACTACTATATGCACCATATTTACATATAAAAAGATGTCTCTCAAGGCTGTGGTTGAAGAAAAATTATGAGGAGCCAAAACTTCCTAACCATGGAATCCTGGGTGCTCAACACTTACGGTACGCCTATATtaaaaag CACATTCCTTTTCAAGACACTACAAGAAAGTCAAGTCGAGATGAACCATCTTCTGCTACCTATAGATCACAAAATGATCCTGAAATCAAG acaaaagaatcAAATAAAGATGCCGACGGTGGTATTTGTGTTAGTCCTCGGCCAAATATCGACTCCACATAA